The following coding sequences are from one Humulus lupulus chromosome X, drHumLupu1.1, whole genome shotgun sequence window:
- the LOC133805655 gene encoding uncharacterized protein LOC133805655, whose product MRDKVLYLPTDQDRVSGFDKAIAGFEYFIMEIRKHRDRFRGEAAQGTWVKGTHELDHNNLKVKVKYSVATKIPWYYDFFNYLACKVLPSGVSSQQKKKFLHDVKQYILDDPIIFKHCVDLVIRRCGPEEEVSEILFHCHSSPAGGHFGVVRTAAKGIDFMGAFPPSFGNLYILLAVDYVSKWVEVVATTTNDARVVVKFMQKNIFFSRFGTPRARLSDEGTHFANKIFDALMAKYGVRHKMALAYHQQSNGQAEISNQEIKLILEKTVQYNRNDWSNKLDDALWAYRMAFKTPIGMSHYRIVFGKPCHVPFELQHLAQWAIKKLNFDLKALGEKRLLQLNKLEEILHETYENAQIYKE is encoded by the exons atgcgTGATAAAGTTCTTTACCTGCCAACAGATCAGGACAGAGTATCAGGATTCGACAAGGCCATTGCAggctttgagtattttataatggaaataaggaagCATCGCGATAGGTTTCGTGGTGAAGCTGCCCAA gggacatgggttaaaggaactcATGAGTTGGATCATAATAATCTGAAAgttaaggttaagtattccg TGGCAACTAAAATTCCTTGGTATTATGATTTCTTCAACTATTTAGCATGCAAGGTTTTGCCATCGGGTGTATCCTCTCAACAAAAGAAGAAGTTTTTACATGATGTGAAACAATATATTTTGGATGATCCGATTATTTTCAAGCATTGTGTTGATCTTGTTATAAGAAGATGTGGACCAGAAGAGGAAGTGAGTGAAATTTTGTTCCATTGCCATTCTTCTCCAGCGGGTGGACATTTTGGAGTTGTGAGGACTGCTGCAAAG GGTATTGATTTTATGGGAGCATTCCCACCTTCTTTTGGTAATCTATATATTCTCTTAGCGGTGGACTATGTAAGTAAATGGGTAGAGGTTGTTGCAACAACTACAAATGATGCTAGGGTGGTAGTCAAATTTATGCAAAAGAACATTTTCTTTTCTCGATTTGGTACACCTAGAGCAAGACTTAGTGATGAAGGTACCCATTTTGCAAATAAAATTTTTGATGCTCTTATGGCGAAGTATGGAGTAAGACATAAGATGGCCCTTGCTTACCATCAGCAATCTAATGGTCAAGCTGAGATATCTAATCAGGAAATTAAGCTTATCTTGGAGAAAACAGTGCAATACAATAGAAATGATTGGTCTAATAAGCTTGATGACGCTTTATGGGCTTATAGGATGGCTTTCAAGACACCTATAGGCATGTCTCATTACCGGATTGTGTTTGGGAAGCCTTGTCATGTACCATTTGAGCTTCAACACCTTGCACAATGGGCCATTAAAAAGCTGAATTTTGATTTGAAAGCTTTGGGAGAGAAAAGACTTCTTCAACTTAATAAGTTAGAAGAAATTCTTCATGAAACATATGAGAATGCACAGATTTATAAggagtga